One Prionailurus bengalensis isolate Pbe53 chromosome B2 unlocalized genomic scaffold, Fcat_Pben_1.1_paternal_pri B2_random_Un_scaffold_46, whole genome shotgun sequence genomic window carries:
- the DDAH2 gene encoding N(G),N(G)-dimethylarginine dimethylaminohydrolase 2: protein MGTPGEGLGRCSHALIRGVPESLASGEGAGAGLPALDLAKAQREHGVLGGKLRQRLGLQLLELPPEESLPLGPLLGDTAVIQGDTALITRPWSPARRPEVDGVRKALQDLGLRIVEMGDENATLDGTDVLFTGREFFVGLSKWTNHRGAEIVADTFRDFAVSTVPVSSPSHLRGLCGMGGPRTVVAGSSEAAQKAVRAMAVLTDHPYASLTLPDDAAADCLFLRPGLPGVPPFLLHRGGGDLPNSQEALQKLSDVTLVPVSCSELEKAGAGLSSLCLVLSTRPHS, encoded by the exons ATGGGGACgccgggggaggggctgggccgcTGCTCCCATGCCCTGATCCGGGGGGTCCCAGAGAGCCTGGCTTCGGGGGAGGGTGCGGGAGCTGGCCTCCCGGCTCTGGACCTGGCTAAAGCCCAGAGGGAGCACGGGGTACTggggggtaaactgaggcagcGATTGGGGCTGCAGCTGCTAGAACTGCCTCCTGAAGAGTCGCTGCCGCTGGGACCGCTTCTCGGTGACACAGCCGTGATCCAAGGGGACACGGCCCTAATCACGCGGCCCTGGAGCCCCGCCCGCAGGCCGGAG GTCGATGGAGTCCGCAAAGCCCTTCAGGACCTTGGGCTCCGGATCGTGGAGATGGGAGATGAGAACGCGACGCTGGATGGCACTGATGTTCTCTTTACCG GCCGGGAGTTTTTCGTAGGCCTCTCCAAGTGGACCAATCACCGAGGAGCTGAGATCGTGGCGGACACGTTTCGG GACTTCGCTGTCTCCACAGTGccagtctccagcccctcccacctgcgCGGCCTCTGCGGCATGGGGGGACCCCGCACTGTGGTAGCGGGTAGCAGCGAAGCCGCCCAAAAGGCTGTCAGG gCGATGGCAGTGTTGACGGACCACCCCTATGCGTCCCTGACGCTCCCAGATGACGCAGCTGCTGACTGTCTCTTTCTGCGTCCTGGGTTGCCTGGTGTGCCCCCTTTTCTCCTGCACCGTGGAGGCGGGGACCTGCCTAATAGCCAGGAG GCACTGCAGAAGCTCTCTGATGTCACGCTGGTACCTGTGTCCTGCTCAGAACTGGAGAAGGCAGGCGCTGGGCTCAGCTCCCTCTGCCTGGTGCTCAGCACACGCCCCC